The Megasphaera elsdenii DSM 20460 genome includes the window GCCCTTTACGGGATATTTCATCTATCACGGCCTGAAGAAGGTCATCTCATCGGATACGGTCGCCGCCGGCATCAGCGCTTATGTTGGCATCAACGCAGCTGCCTTCTGTGCCGCCGTGGAATTTGGCATCCAGCCCCTGCTGTTCACCGATGCTGCCGGTCAGGCCCTGTACTGCCCGTATCCCCTGTGGATTTCCCTTCCGGCCATGATGATCGGCCACCTCACCTTGTTCGGCCTGGCAGAAGTCGTCTTCACGACGGGCGTCCTGGCTTATCTTCGCAAGACGTCGCCGGACCTGTTCCAGCTGGCCGCCCCGGCTTCGTCCAATAAGTCCCTCTTCGGTCTCCTGGCCGCCCTCATCGTCGCCACGCCCCTCGGCTTACTGGCTGCCGGTACGGCCTGGGGTGAATGGGATGCGGAAGAACTGGCAGACACGGACTTCTTCGGTTCCGCCCTAGGGTATACGCCGGCAGGCATGGAAAACGGCTTTTCCTTCGATGCCCTCATGCCGGACTACGCCATTGCCGGCCTGCCCGACGCCGCCGGCTACATCATTTCGGCCATCGTAGGCACGGCCTTGCTCATCATCATCTTTAAGATCATCGCGTCCCTCTTGCCGTCCCGGCCGACTTTCGATACGCCGGCTCAGCATTAAGGGGGCTTGTCCATGAAGCTCCCTGAATGGGCAGTCCGCGAAGAAATATATAATCCCGGCAGCGACCGGGATTATTTCATTTCCCGCTCCCTGCTCAAGATCGTCTCTATCCTGACGGCCCTGCGCGGCCAGGGACTGCGGCCGGCCCGGCCCATCGGCGCGGCACCGGCCTTATTGGCTGCCCTGGTCCTCATCGCCCTCATCGTCATGGCCCGGACGACGGCCTTTCTCTGGGCCGTCCTGGCCGGTGAACTGGTCCTCCTCTGCTTCCAACCGGGACGGCCCCTGCGCCGGGCCCTCGGCGCCGCCCTGGCAGGGTCCCTGTTCTGTGCCGTCCTCGTCGCCCCGTCTTTTTTCCTGGGCAATGGCCGCTACGCCTTTCTCCTGCCCTGCAAGACCTTTCTCACCGTGACGGCCCTGATGCTCCTGCAGGAAAACCTGGCCTGGCATGAACTGACCGGCGCCCTGCGGACGTTCCGCGTCCCGTCGCTGGTCATCTTCATCCTCGACACGACGCTGCGCTACATCGTCATCTTAGGCCAGGAAGCGTCCGACCTGCTGACGGCCCTCAAGCTGCGCTCTGTCGGTCATAATCCCGACAAGAAGGCCGCCATGAGCGGCGTTTCCGGCATTTTGCTGCAAAAGTCCCAGCGCCTGTCCCAGGACCTGTACGAAGCCATGTGCTGCCGCTGCTTCACTGGCGATTACCGGCCCTATGAGGACGGCCGGAAGCGCCGTTTCTCTCCCGCCACGGGGCTGCTCGTCCTTGCCCTGCTGGCCTATGTCTATCTCTTCATCCGCCTGGAAGGAGTCCTCTCATGATACAACTCGACGACGTCTGTTTCGCCTATGACGACAGGCCCATCCTCTCTCATCTCACGGAAACCATCGAACCGGGCCAGGCCGTCCTCCTCAGCGGTCCCAACGGCTCTGGGAAATCGACGCTCCTGCGCCTGCTGAACGGCCTGATTTTCCCCCAGCAGGGGACGTATACCTTTGACGGCACGGTCATCACGGCCGGCAAGATGCGGGACCACGCCTATTCCAAATGGTTCCACCAGCGCCTGGGCTACGTCTGGCAGAATCCCGATTCCCAGCTCTTCTGCAGCAGCGTCCGCGAGGAACTGGCCTTCGGCCCGGTCCAGATGGGATTGAAGCCTGAAGAAATCCACCAGCGCGTCGACGATGCCCTGGAACTGCTGGGCCTGACCCGGCTGGCCTCCCGCCCGCCTTACACCCTGTCCGGCGGCGAAAAGAAACGGACGGCCATCGCCTCCATCCTGACCATGAACCCCCAGGTCTGGACCATGGACGAACCGGAAAGCTACCTCGACGCCGACGGCCTGGCTTGGCTTTCAGATTTCCTGCCCAGCCTGAAAGCAGCCGGCAAGACCCTCATCATCGCCACACACCACGCCGACCGCCTGGCCTCCCTTGTGGATAAGGAAATAATTGTAGGGGACGCCTAAAAGGCGTCCCGCAGTTCGCGTTCAAATGCAACCTCTCAGTCAGCTGCGCTGACAGCTCTCCTATTAGGAGAGCCTGTGTCACGCATTATTTAAGATTTTTAACAATTATTCAAAATATTTTATTGATTTTTAGTTTATAAAGTTATATAATATAAGTACAAGCAGAACAGTAAGACAGAAGATGCAACGCAGCACTTATTTCGCCGTTGCATCTTTTGTTGTTTTCAGACTCAAAAAAGGGGGCAGTGCTTATGTTAATCTACGGACTGGAACAAGCCCTGATGGTGACCCATGGATATGAAGTGGAATTTAATCAGAAAAAAGAAACGGCCCACCTGGTACAGACGACCGATGGACCGATGAAGACGGAAAAAAGTCACTTGGAATACTTGATGGATAAGTTGATGAAATTCAAATACAGCTATCGCAGATAGGTCTGGAACTGCTGGCGATTGGCCTGGATGCGGGGATTGGCGGAGTTGATCTGGCCGGCCCGTTCCAGCCAGGATCCGGCTTTGTCTGCGTTCCCCTTACGGAGGTAGAGGACGGCCATGGCATTGGCCGCATCCGCCGACTGGGGCGAAAAGCGCAGGATTTCCTGGAAGGACTGCCGGGCCTTATCGTCCTGCTTCAATTCCATGGCCACGAGGCCGCGGTTATACCAGGCCTGCAAATATTCGGGACGGCAGGCGACAGCCTGGTCGTAACTAGCGAGGGAAGCTTCGAGCTCCCCTCTTTTTTGTTGCGTCAAAGCCAGGTCATACCAGGCGGCGGGCGACGTCTTGTCCAAGGCCAGGGCACGGCGGAAGTCCCGTTCGGCCAGCCAGTAATCGTGGCGGTCGAAGAAGAGGATACCCCGGTAGAGATAGGCCTGGGCGTCGTCGGGATGGGCGAAGACCTCCTGGAAACCCGTGACCAGGTTATCGTGGGTTCCGTCCGGTGTCTGGGCTTCGGTCCACATCCAGAGGATTTCCTGGCCATAATGCTTGCCCGGCACGGCCCAGCGGCCGTTGAGGCCCGTCCAGGAATCGACCTTACCGTAGAGTTCGGGATGCTTTTCAGCCAAGAGTTCGTAGCGGGGATCGATGATGGCCGTCTTAGGCCGCTCCGTACTGGCATAGGCCAGGAGGTGCTGGATATGGGCCCGCACGCCGAGCTGGGGCGTAGCGAAGCGGGCGCCGGCCACCCGGTTCCCCGTCGCGCCGAGGCCGCAGAAATTGTTCTGGTCCGGCGATACGTCGCCGCCATAGGCAAAGTAGCCCGTCTCCTTCAGGGCCTGGCAAAGGGCCACGTCGGGCCGGATGCCTTCGCGGCCGGCTTCGTCATAATAGGCCTGGACGACGTCTTCCAGGGGCGCGTTCAGTTTGGGGTGAGGATTGCGCTGACGGATGAAATGGACCATCTGGCGGGCCGGTATCGTTGCCGGTCCCAGGATAGTATCGGCCCCTTGGGCGACGTCGAGCATGGGCCGGCCATAGGGCCGGGCCAGCTGCCAGTCTGCCTGCTTCAGGGCCCGGGTATCGGCGCGCAGGGCCTCTCCGGCGGCCTGGACCGGAGCCGGCACGAGGCCCGGCAGCAGGCAGAGGCTGGCCACCAGGGCTGCCGCAACGAGGCCTTTTCCCTTCTTATAAGGCATGGTACGTCCCCTGCTTCCGCTTTTCTTCGGTCATCCTGGAAATATAGGTCCCGTGGACCAGGGGATAGCCTTTGCGTTCGATGATCTGGGCCATATAGTTGCGGAAGGGACACGGCGGCCGATGGTAGCTGTCGGACACGATGCACGACGCAAAATGGATGGTCACATTTTCCTTGGCATCGCCGTATTTCTTCAACTTCTTGGCCAGGTTCTCCAGCTTGGCCGACAGCCCGGCTCCGCAGCAGCAGCCGCAGGTCATCATGAGGAAGCGCGTATCCGGCGGATAATCGGCAAAGGTGTCCTTTCGGTTGACAAAGGTATTCATGCAGGCATAGCCGCTGCAGCGCTTGGTGACGATGTCGCACTGGATGACGACGACGAGTTTCGACATAAAGGTCCCTCCTTTAATTATATAAGTATTTATTCAAGAACCGCTGCGTCCAGTCCGCGTCGATGCGGGCCAGGACGGCGTCTTCTGCCGGCAGGTCGTCGGCAAAGTGCTGCTGGAACTGCCCGTAGAGCTGGGCCAGGCCATTATTAAAGTCCACATAGGCCTGCTGGCCACTTTTTTCATCGACCAGGGACAGGCGCAGGGACCCGTCTTTAGCCGTGACGAAATGGCTTTCCGTGACGGTGAAGTCCTTTTCCTTTTCCCCGACCTGGGCCAGGGCCGCTGCCTTGGTCAGTTCCATCAGGCGGTCGTCGAGGCCGGCTTCAAAGATGGCGATTTTTTCCAGCAAATCGGCTTTCGTCCGAACCAGGCGCATGACATACCCCGCCGTGTCCACCATGGCCTTGAACTGGGCCTGGCCGTCGGCCATATCGCGGTCGGCGTTTTCCTGGTCCTTGGCGGTCGGCGCGTAGAAGACCATGAAATGGTGGTCCATGTCGTGATATAAAAAGCCGTAATCGACGTGGACGTCCGTCCCGCAGTGCGGGCAGTGATAGCAGAAAACCTCCTGCGACTTGACGCGGTCCTTCATATCCGGATCCAATTTCGTATTGATACTGTCCCATACGGTAAAGATACCGGCCTTCTGGCATTTCGGACAGGTAATGCCTACTTCATGATGCATACTCATGGCAGTGCCCCTTTCGTTTTTTCCTATTATACCATAGATTTCGTGGCTCGTGGCTAGTGGCTCGTGGCTCGCAAAGGCTCTCCTGATAGGAGAGCTGTCAGCGCAGCTGACTGAGAGGTTTCCCCAATCATGGCAGAAGCCTTCATGCAACAGCCCTTGTCGGCTGACATCTCTCTGCAAATATGATATATTAGAATCATCGATTCAAAGGAGGGATGCTCATGAAAAACGCGTACATCAAATTCATCCTGGCTGCTGTCATTTTCGGCACGAACGGCATCATTGCCAGCCAACTTCCCCTGTCGAGTTACGAAATCGTCCTGACCCGTACGGTCCTGGGCGGGTTATTCCTGCTTCTCCTGGCGACGGCCCGCCATGAATGGGGTAGCCTGCGCCACGTGACCCGGGCCTCCCTGGGCTGGCTGGTCCTGTCGGGCCTCTTCCTGGCCGGGAACTGGCTCTTCCTCTATGAAGCGTATCAGCAGATTGGCGTCAGCCTGGCCACCCTCATGTGCTACTGCGGTCCCATCCTGATCATGATCCTGTCGTACTTCGTCTTCCATGAACCCTTCACGGTCCCCAAGGTAAGTGCCATGGTCATCGTCACCATCGGCATCGTCTGTATCAACGGCGCCGACGTCCAGGCTCACGGCCTGTCGTGGGGCCTGGTCTGCGGTTTCCTGAGCGCCCTTTGCTTCGCCCTGCTCATCATCGCCATGAAAAAGGTCAGCGGCATCGGCGGCATCCTGTCCCCGGCGTGCCAGCTCCTGGTCGCAGCCGTCGTCGTCTCGGCCGTCACCCTGTCCATGCCGTCGGCACCGGTCAGCCTGAATATGAGCCACATCGCCTGCATGATCTGCCTGGGCGTCGTCAACACGGGCCTCGGCTACTACCTCTATTTCTCCGGCGTCCAGCGCCTGTCGGCCCAGAGCGTCTCCATCTGCGGCTATCTGGAACCCTTCACGGCCCTGGCCCTGTCAGCCCTCATCCTCAGGGAAAACCTGACGTCCCTGCAATGGCTGGGAGCGGCCTGCATCCTCGGTGGCGTCGCTCTCAGCGAACTCTGGCATCCCGGAAAAAAGGGATAAAAACTTCTGCAATTCTTCGGTCATGCTGTCCGGCCGATAAGCCAGGACGGCATATTCGGTAAAGTCATCGTCCAAGGAGATGACGCTCAGGCCGGGATAGACATCGCCTTCGGGCATGGGCAGGATGGCAAAGCCCTGGGACAGGCTGAGCAGCAGGAACTGTTCGGACAAACTATAGCACAGGCGGGATTCCTCAAAGGGCTGGCCGAAGACCTGGCCGCACGTCCGGCGCATCTTGACGACATAGTCCTGGCTGTTGGACTTGGTCAGGAAGGGCAGATGGGCGATGACTGCCCCCACCGTCCGATACTGGTCCAGCAAAGCCTGGGAGCAGATGAAGGACTGGCGGATGGCGAACAGGCGCTGGCATGTAAAAGGCAGGTCCATGGCCTGGGCATCGGAAAAGAGGAAGCCATCCAGGGCCCCGTTCCCCAGGCTTTCTCCCAAGGCCTCTATGTCATGGAAACTGAAATACATCTTACATTCGGGAAAATCTTCTTCAAAGCGGCGCAGCCATCGGGCTTCGATGTATTCCTGCATGGCAATGCCCAGGTAGAGGCCCTTCCGCTGTTTCAGCCGCAGCGAGCCGCGCAGGTCCTGGTATTCCTGACAGATTTTTTTCATGCCTTCATAGAAGCGCCGCCCTTCTGCCGTCAGCGAGACGCCGCGGTGTTCCCGGCAAAAGAGACGGCAGCCCAGTTCTTTTTCCAGCTGGGAAATATATTTCGTCATCGTCGTCTGGGCGATGTGACACTTCCGGGCGGCTTCGGTGAAATTGTTCAGCCGTGCCGCTTCCAGGAAGTATTGTATCTTCGCAAGGTCCATGATATCGCTCCTATCCATCACTTTTTTTCATGTCAATGGCCAAAGGTTTCATTAGTCAGACCCTGACAAGCATGATAAAATAAGGGCGTTTTAGAAAGGAGTCCGGCTAATGAGCTATTTTTCCATTGTCTTATCGCAAATCATCGGTTTCGTCATCTATCTCCTCATCGGCATGGTTGCCGTGCGTATGCACGTCCTGGACAGCCGTTCCCTTGGCGTGTTCTCGCAATTCATCACCAAGGTCTCCATGCCCCTGCTCTTGTTCACCAATACCCTCAACGGGGCAACGCGTCAGCAGTTCATCAGCGCCCTGCCGATCCTGGCCATTTCCCTGTTGATGTACTTCCTATTATACCTGCTCTGCCGCTTTTTGGCACGCCTCTTTGGCTTGAAAGGCAATGAAAATCACGTCTACCGGGCCTGCTCCATGTTCGGCAACATCGGCTTCATGGGTATTCCCATCATTGCAGCCCTCTTCCCGGAACAGGGTATGCTCTACATCGCCTTGTTCACGGTCATCGACCAGCTCCTGCTGTGGACGCTGGGTGTCAATCTGACGGCGCCGGTGGACCAGGAAAATACCATGTCCGTCATCAGCCGCCTAATGAAGATGATCAATCCGGCGACAATCGCCATCATCCTGTCCATCCTGGGCCTCTTCATCGGACTCCACCTGCCGGAACCCATCAATGCGGCCCTGACCAAAGCCGGACTCCTGACACCCCCCATGGCCCTGATTTACCTGGGCGGCCTGTTCTGCTACATCGACATCCCCCAGTACATCCGAAAGAAAGAAATCTATGGCGCCGTCGCCGTCAAGATGTGCCTCTTCCCGCTCGTCTTCTATGAAATCTGCCGATTCCTGCAGGTCCCTCATGACATAACCCTCACCATGAGTATCCTGCCGGCCCTGCCCAGTATGGCCGTCATCGTCATGCTGGCCCAGAACCAGCACTCAGACAGCAATTACGCCGCCGGCATGCTCCTGGTCACGACACTCTGCTCCATCATCACCATCCCCCTGGTCTGCCTGGGATTGGGATGAAAAAAGGGATTGCCGCACATGCGACAATCCCTTTTTTTGTAATCCTTTATTCGTAGGGGCCGTCCCAAAGGGCGGCCCGCATGAGAGCCATTACCAATCCAATTTCCCTGTAATGAGGTAGACTAACAATCCTTTTTCGGCGTGCCGTCTGTTTTCGGCTTCGTCGAGGATGGTTTCCAAGTGTTTTTCCATGACGTCCTGCGTGATTTCATAGCCCGGATGGATTGGCATATCGTGGAAGACCATGGTATCCGTGCCTTCCATGAGGGCAGCGTCGATCTGATAGGGCATCATCATGTTGATGATCTGGTTCTTCTTTTCGGCATAGTCCGGGTTGGTGAAAAATTCCATGTCGACCCAGGTGTCGGTATAGACGCAGTCCACATCGGCGACGACTTTCTTCAGCTCTTCTTTGGAGATATCCGTCGGCAATTCCTTATAATGACCCGTCGCCGTCAGTTTGTCGTAGAAGTCGGCCGGTACATTGGTGACCTGGCTGAACGGTGTCAGGCCGTACATCATGCCGCCCATCTTGGTGACGATTTCGCTGAGCGAATTGTACGTATTGTTCTTAGCGCCGATGTAGAGGACCTTGGCTTCGAAATGGCCCGTCTTTTCGTAGAGCGTCAGCATGTCGGCCAGGGCCTGCGTCGGGTGGAACGTATTGTCGCAGCCGTTGATGACCGGGACGGTGGCGTTCTTCATGAAGCCTTCCGTCGTTTCGGCTTTCTTGAACCGGCCCATGATGCAGTCGACGTTGCGGCAGACGTATTTGACTTCGCTCATGAGGTCGCCGATGGTGAAATTGCTGTCCTTCCACAGCTGATTATAGGCTTTGCCGCCTAATTCTTCCATGCCGATGGAAAAGGACAGGTACGTCCGGTTCGACGTCTTTTCAAAGAGCGTATACAATTTCTTGCCGTCCAGGATATGGCTGTAGTCATCCGGATGCTGTTTGATCTTTTCGGCCAGTAATAAAATGCCTTTCAATTCATCTGTTGTATAATCTACGAAGCTATTTGCATGTTTCATGTATATCCATCCTCCAATAAGTTAAGACCAGAACTTGTTCGATGGATATATCATAGCACAGCCGTATGAATATTGCAAGTATTTATGCAAACTTTTTCGTGTTTTTATACAGCTATAGAGGGCAAAAAAAAGGGCCGCACAGGCTGGCCGAAGCCGTCCCGTGAGCCCCTTAAAAGGTCTATTTTACTTTCCGATTAGCATTTAACTACGTTAGCTGCCTGCGGTCCGCGCGCACCTTCAACGATGTCGAATTCAACTTCCTGACCTTCGGTCAAGGATTTGAAGCCATCTTCCTGGATAGCGGAGAAGTGAACGAAAACGTCGCCGCCATCTTCTCTTTCGATGAAGCCATAACCTTTTTCTGCGCTAAACCATTTTACTTTACCGTGCATAACAAAATCCTCCTAAAAAAACAATTCCAGCTATCTTGTAGCTCTTCCGTTAGTGTAACATAACGGATTGACAATGTCAATCGAAACGGCGGACATAGTGGACGAAAGAAAAAGTATGGGGACACTGTCCATCGGCACGGTGCAATTCCCGCGTTTGTTCCGTCCAGGCGCTTCTATCCCAGTCCGGGAAAAAGGTGTCGGCGCCGTCGAAGGCTTCGTCGATTTCCGTCAGGTAGAGGCTGTCCGCCAGGGGCAGAAATTCCCGGTACATGGCAGCGCCGCCGATGACGAAGTAGTCTTCCCCATCGTTCATGGCCTGCTGCAGGGCTTCGACGCTATGGAAGACAGTGACCGCTTCATGGCGGACGTCATAATCTTTTTGATGGGTCAGGACCCAGTGCGGCCGGCCGGGCAAGACGCCGGGCAGGCTTTCAAAGGTCTTGCGTCCCATGATCATCGTATGGCCCATAGTGAGAGATTTAAAACGTTTTAAGTCAGCCGAAATATGGCACAAGAGGTCGTTATCCTTACCGATCCCGCCGCGCTTGTCGACGGCTGCAATGAGATGGAGCATCAGACGGCCACCTCCATGGGCAATTTTCCCAGGTGCTGGTAGTTATCGAGGGCGATGTCGTCGATGGTGAAATCATAGAAATCATGGACATCGGGATCGAGGACCAGTTTCGGCGCCGGGAAAGCCTGATCGCGGCGGGCCAGCTGGGTCTTCATGGCCTGGACGTGGTTCTCATAGACGTGGGCGTTGTTGATGACATGCGTGAACAGGCCCGGACGCAGGCCGACGGACTGGGCGATGAGATGGATGAGGACGGCGTACTGGGTCATGTTGAAGGGCACGCCCAGGCCCATGTCGCCGCTGCGCTGGATGAGCATGCAGTTCAGGCGCCCGTCGGTGACGTCCCACAAGGTCTGGTAGGCGCAGGGCTGGAGGGCCATGTCCGGCAGGTCTTCGATGTTCCACAGGGAAACGATCATGCGCCGGTTCTGGGGGTCCGTCTTCAGCATATCCAGGAGCTTGTCGACCTGTTTATACTTGCGGATCTGATAGCCATAGGCCTTGCCAATGGTGCCGTCGGGCCGCATCCATTCGTCCCAGACGTGGCAGTTCATCTTCTGCAGTTCCCGCACGTCGTTGCTCTGGAGCTGCCAGATCCAGAGGATTTCCTTGACGGCCGTCTTGAAGGCGACGAACTTCGTCGTCAAGATGGGAAATTCCTGTTCCAGATCGAACTGCATGATCTGGTGGGGCAGTTTATACGTCCGCACGCCCGTGCGGTTGTTGTCGAAATAGCCGTGGTCGAGGATATTTTCGACGATATTCAGATACTGTGTATCGGCAATACTCATGTATGTCACCTCAAAATCAATGGTTATCTATGTAAGACTGGATGGCGCCGACGAACTGGCGGCCATATTTGTGGAGCTTGAAGCTGCCTACGCCCTTGATCTGGCTCATGGCGTCCAGGCTGTCCGGCTTGAGGGCGGCCATGTCCCATAAGGTCGCATCGGAAAAGATGACGAACGGCGGGATGTGTTCGTCCTTGGCCAGTTCCAGGCGGACCGCCCGCAGCGTATCGAAAAGGGGCCGCAAGGCGTCTTCGTCGATGGCCCCGGCGCGGCGCTTCTGCTGGCGCTTGGGCAGTTCCGGCACGGGATCGGCGGCGACGACTTTCTGCTGGACAATGCGCCGGCTGCCGCTGAGGGCCTGCCGCCCGTCCGCCGTCAGGGAGACGACGGGGTATTTGCCATCGGACTGGTCGAGATAGCCGTCGTCGATGCACTGGCGGA containing:
- the cbiM gene encoding cobalt transporter CbiM, with product MHIPENYLSPSTCGVLGAVMVPIWLLSIRKVKETVPREKLPLLGIAAAFSFLAMMFNIPLPGGTTGHAVGGTLIAILFGPYAACLAVSVALLIQALFFGDGGILAFGANCFNMAFVLPFTGYFIYHGLKKVISSDTVAAGISAYVGINAAAFCAAVEFGIQPLLFTDAAGQALYCPYPLWISLPAMMIGHLTLFGLAEVVFTTGVLAYLRKTSPDLFQLAAPASSNKSLFGLLAALIVATPLGLLAAGTAWGEWDAEELADTDFFGSALGYTPAGMENGFSFDALMPDYAIAGLPDAAGYIISAIVGTALLIIIFKIIASLLPSRPTFDTPAQH
- a CDS encoding energy-coupling factor transporter transmembrane component T family protein produces the protein MKLPEWAVREEIYNPGSDRDYFISRSLLKIVSILTALRGQGLRPARPIGAAPALLAALVLIALIVMARTTAFLWAVLAGELVLLCFQPGRPLRRALGAALAGSLFCAVLVAPSFFLGNGRYAFLLPCKTFLTVTALMLLQENLAWHELTGALRTFRVPSLVIFILDTTLRYIVILGQEASDLLTALKLRSVGHNPDKKAAMSGVSGILLQKSQRLSQDLYEAMCCRCFTGDYRPYEDGRKRRFSPATGLLVLALLAYVYLFIRLEGVLS
- a CDS encoding energy-coupling factor ABC transporter ATP-binding protein, encoding MIQLDDVCFAYDDRPILSHLTETIEPGQAVLLSGPNGSGKSTLLRLLNGLIFPQQGTYTFDGTVITAGKMRDHAYSKWFHQRLGYVWQNPDSQLFCSSVREELAFGPVQMGLKPEEIHQRVDDALELLGLTRLASRPPYTLSGGEKKRTAIASILTMNPQVWTMDEPESYLDADGLAWLSDFLPSLKAAGKTLIIATHHADRLASLVDKEIIVGDA
- a CDS encoding tetratricopeptide repeat protein; this translates as MPYKKGKGLVAAALVASLCLLPGLVPAPVQAAGEALRADTRALKQADWQLARPYGRPMLDVAQGADTILGPATIPARQMVHFIRQRNPHPKLNAPLEDVVQAYYDEAGREGIRPDVALCQALKETGYFAYGGDVSPDQNNFCGLGATGNRVAGARFATPQLGVRAHIQHLLAYASTERPKTAIIDPRYELLAEKHPELYGKVDSWTGLNGRWAVPGKHYGQEILWMWTEAQTPDGTHDNLVTGFQEVFAHPDDAQAYLYRGILFFDRHDYWLAERDFRRALALDKTSPAAWYDLALTQQKRGELEASLASYDQAVACRPEYLQAWYNRGLVAMELKQDDKARQSFQEILRFSPQSADAANAMAVLYLRKGNADKAGSWLERAGQINSANPRIQANRQQFQTYLR
- a CDS encoding CGGC domain-containing protein, whose translation is MSKLVVVIQCDIVTKRCSGYACMNTFVNRKDTFADYPPDTRFLMMTCGCCCGAGLSAKLENLAKKLKKYGDAKENVTIHFASCIVSDSYHRPPCPFRNYMAQIIERKGYPLVHGTYISRMTEEKRKQGTYHAL
- a CDS encoding CpXC domain-containing protein — protein: MHHEVGITCPKCQKAGIFTVWDSINTKLDPDMKDRVKSQEVFCYHCPHCGTDVHVDYGFLYHDMDHHFMVFYAPTAKDQENADRDMADGQAQFKAMVDTAGYVMRLVRTKADLLEKIAIFEAGLDDRLMELTKAAALAQVGEKEKDFTVTESHFVTAKDGSLRLSLVDEKSGQQAYVDFNNGLAQLYGQFQQHFADDLPAEDAVLARIDADWTQRFLNKYLYN
- a CDS encoding DMT family transporter; this translates as MKNAYIKFILAAVIFGTNGIIASQLPLSSYEIVLTRTVLGGLFLLLLATARHEWGSLRHVTRASLGWLVLSGLFLAGNWLFLYEAYQQIGVSLATLMCYCGPILIMILSYFVFHEPFTVPKVSAMVIVTIGIVCINGADVQAHGLSWGLVCGFLSALCFALLIIAMKKVSGIGGILSPACQLLVAAVVVSAVTLSMPSAPVSLNMSHIACMICLGVVNTGLGYYLYFSGVQRLSAQSVSICGYLEPFTALALSALILRENLTSLQWLGAACILGGVALSELWHPGKKG
- a CDS encoding LysR family transcriptional regulator, whose product is MDLAKIQYFLEAARLNNFTEAARKCHIAQTTMTKYISQLEKELGCRLFCREHRGVSLTAEGRRFYEGMKKICQEYQDLRGSLRLKQRKGLYLGIAMQEYIEARWLRRFEEDFPECKMYFSFHDIEALGESLGNGALDGFLFSDAQAMDLPFTCQRLFAIRQSFICSQALLDQYRTVGAVIAHLPFLTKSNSQDYVVKMRRTCGQVFGQPFEESRLCYSLSEQFLLLSLSQGFAILPMPEGDVYPGLSVISLDDDFTEYAVLAYRPDSMTEELQKFLSLFSGMPEFAESDATEDAGRSQPLQGRQVFPEDEG
- a CDS encoding AEC family transporter, with the protein product MSYFSIVLSQIIGFVIYLLIGMVAVRMHVLDSRSLGVFSQFITKVSMPLLLFTNTLNGATRQQFISALPILAISLLMYFLLYLLCRFLARLFGLKGNENHVYRACSMFGNIGFMGIPIIAALFPEQGMLYIALFTVIDQLLLWTLGVNLTAPVDQENTMSVISRLMKMINPATIAIILSILGLFIGLHLPEPINAALTKAGLLTPPMALIYLGGLFCYIDIPQYIRKKEIYGAVAVKMCLFPLVFYEICRFLQVPHDITLTMSILPALPSMAVIVMLAQNQHSDSNYAAGMLLVTTLCSIITIPLVCLGLG
- a CDS encoding Rossmann-fold NAD(P)-binding domain-containing protein; translated protein: MKHANSFVDYTTDELKGILLLAEKIKQHPDDYSHILDGKKLYTLFEKTSNRTYLSFSIGMEELGGKAYNQLWKDSNFTIGDLMSEVKYVCRNVDCIMGRFKKAETTEGFMKNATVPVINGCDNTFHPTQALADMLTLYEKTGHFEAKVLYIGAKNNTYNSLSEIVTKMGGMMYGLTPFSQVTNVPADFYDKLTATGHYKELPTDISKEELKKVVADVDCVYTDTWVDMEFFTNPDYAEKKNQIINMMMPYQIDAALMEGTDTMVFHDMPIHPGYEITQDVMEKHLETILDEAENRRHAEKGLLVYLITGKLDW
- a CDS encoding cold shock domain-containing protein; the protein is MHGKVKWFSAEKGYGFIEREDGGDVFVHFSAIQEDGFKSLTEGQEVEFDIVEGARGPQAANVVKC
- a CDS encoding dihydrofolate reductase, producing MLHLIAAVDKRGGIGKDNDLLCHISADLKRFKSLTMGHTMIMGRKTFESLPGVLPGRPHWVLTHQKDYDVRHEAVTVFHSVEALQQAMNDGEDYFVIGGAAMYREFLPLADSLYLTEIDEAFDGADTFFPDWDRSAWTEQTRELHRADGQCPHTFSFVHYVRRFD
- a CDS encoding thymidylate synthase, which gives rise to MSIADTQYLNIVENILDHGYFDNNRTGVRTYKLPHQIMQFDLEQEFPILTTKFVAFKTAVKEILWIWQLQSNDVRELQKMNCHVWDEWMRPDGTIGKAYGYQIRKYKQVDKLLDMLKTDPQNRRMIVSLWNIEDLPDMALQPCAYQTLWDVTDGRLNCMLIQRSGDMGLGVPFNMTQYAVLIHLIAQSVGLRPGLFTHVINNAHVYENHVQAMKTQLARRDQAFPAPKLVLDPDVHDFYDFTIDDIALDNYQHLGKLPMEVAV